The genomic region CCTAGGGCCCCGAGCCCTCATCCACGAGCACCTTCTCATACTTCCCATGTCCGGTGGCCACGAACTTGTACCTCTTTCCAGATGGGGTGCTCTGCTGGGGAACGAGACCAAGAGCAAAGGTGAGAGCAGGCGATGCTGCCTCTGAGGAGCCCTCCCAGATGCACTGAGGATGGCCCCTCTTTGCTCTCAACTGCTGGACCCGCCGTCTTTACATCAACCACATTTACACCCTACCTTAACTGTCGATGATGTCTTGGAGCCTCCTTTCTGCTCCCAGAGGCTTTTCTTGCTCATGTCTCCAGCCACAATAtcctgggggcagaggaaggacatGTTACGGGTGTAGACCCTCGACTATGGAGGATTCGAAGTGCTGgtcctctctctcctgcctgggCTTTCCTGACCGGGGCCTAGGCCTGCCCACCTGCTTCCTTATGTGAGAGCCCAGGGGAGGAGGTAGGAAAGGGAAGGTGGCACCATCTACCCGCCCTGGGCCAACCAGTTGCCCCATATGACCTTCCACTCTGGGGGCCAGCGTGGTGAATGCCACCCCCCAAATGTCCCAGTGTTCTGTCTACCCACACTTCAGCCTGGACGGTCTCATACTTGTCTTAGCAAGGGAACCCCGACTCACCCTGGGATGAGTCCTACCTTGCAGGAGGGGGCCTTGGCAGTGGACTGAGCCTGCACCTCTCCTGTCTCCCACCGGCTCTTGGTGCTTGCCACGGCCATGCTGGGCAGCTCAATGGAGGGCTGGCGGGTTAGCTTGGAGGTCCGGCCAGCAGTCTGCAGAGGAGAAAGAGCCCACTTATTGAACAGCCACATGGGACATGTTAGAGAGACCAGTGGGAGACCCTCCAACACATAGACGATGTCCTCTatatctttgtatttccataGGAGTGCTTTCCCAGTGAAGGGCTAGAGCAGGGCACTCTGAAAAAAAGGCATGTTCCTCCATTTGGAGTACTTGTGAAACATTCTCTTAATCCGAAAAGCACAGGTGACATGGTGGGGTTAGAGACAGATATGGTGCTGTCATGCTGCTCATGGCATAGGGCTGGAGGAGCATGGGTAGAATGGAGGGGTGTTGGTTGGAGAGAGGGGTATTAGGAGGATGGAGGGGTTTTGGTTGCATGGAGGAATGTAGGTTGGAATAAGTAGTGGTTGGATGGAGGGGTGGTTGTTGGATATAAGAATATaggttagggcacctgggtggctcagtgagttaagcatctgcctttggctcaggtcatggtctcagaatcctgagatcgagtcctgcgtcgggctccctgctcagcggggagtctgtttctccttctccctctgcccctccccccactcatgtggtcgctctctctcgctctctcccaaataaatcaataaagtctttttaaaaaaagaatataggttAGATGAGAGGGTGTTGGTTGAATGGAGGGGTGTAGGTTTGAATGAGTGGTGGTTGGATGGAGGAGTGTTGTTTGTAAGGAAGGACACTTGTAGGATGGAGGAGCATTGGTTAGATAGAGGGGTCTTGGTTGGATGGAAGGGTATTGGTTGGATGGAGGGCTCTTGGTTGGATGGAGGGCTCTTGGTTGGATGGAGGGGTACTGATTAGACAGAGTGGTCTTGGCTAGATGGAAGGGTATTTGTTGGATGGAAGGTGTAGGTTGGATGGAGGGCTCTTGGTTGAGTGGAGGGGTATTGGTTGGATGGAGGGGTCTTGGTTGGATGGGACAATGGGTGCATGAATGGAGGAGGGACCCAGCAGAAGAGGAGAGGCCTAAAGCATACCTCGATGGCCTGGGTGTACTGCTCCAGCCGCTCATCAATCTTGGAGATGGGCAGTGCTGGCTGGGACTTCTTCACACTGTTACTGGAGGGTAGGAGAAGGGTCACACCCCATGCTCTCTCACTTGGCTTGTACACCCCACCGCAAGCCCCTACCAGATCTCCCTCAGGCCCCTGGATCTCTGGCCCCCAGACCCCTCTCTTCAACCCTCTCTTGGGGAACCCTGAGTCCTAGTCTGGAAAAGAGCAGGCACACCTCTTCTTGACGGAACGGTTCAGGGACTCGGTTCTGTCGATGAGCTGCGGAGAGCAAGCCGAGATGTGAGCCTTCAGCCAGAGCCCACACCAGCCCCCCCCATTGCCCCAGTGGCTCCCGTCCACCAGTCCAGCCTTCCACGATCCATTTCTCAGGGTTGGGCTGAGTGCTGGGCTTGGGGGAATagcagagaaagagcaggaggtgCTCCCTATTCCTGGAGGTGACGTGTGGCTGCCTCTCTGGGGCTGTCATTTGGTCGTGATtctgggaaagaggaaaaggcagCAGGCTCTGGGGCTTGACCTACTTTGGTGCTGGGGCTCAGGGGAGGcgagccctgctcagcagcgCCCTCCAAGACCAGGGGGCTGGGTGTCCTGGGCTGCTGGCGTTTCTGGTGCTAGAAACAGAACATCTGAGGTTATACGATGAGCACCCCCTTTgcacccctcctgccccatccAGGACTTGTTGGATCAAACatcttcccctccctgggcctcaggccCTTTCCAGCCCTGACATGCTCTGGTTCTCGAATTCTCTGCAGTTCtcacttgatcccagggtcagcaAGCCCCTCCACCCTCTGAGAATGCGGGTGCTAgagtctgggggtggggcggtTCCCCCTTTAAGCCGGCCGAGCAAGGCTCATAGAACATGCAGTCAGCAGACACAGACCCAGCCCAGCGGTTCAAGTGTGCCCACCCCAAGGGGAGCCACCCCCACCTGCTCATCTGCCTCCTCAGCTTCTGCTGGCCCCAGGCTGCCCTTCATGGTCCCCTCTGGGCTCTTGGGCTCTATCTCCTCTGTTGCCGGCCCCTCCTGGAGCTCTGAGCTGGGGCTCAGATGCAGCGCCTCCAGGCAAACGCTGGCTGGGCTCTGCTCATTTCCATCCTGGTTCCTGCAGGCATGCTGGTGGGacctggggaggaagaggaaggcaaTCCCACAGAAGGTCGTTCAATTGCTTGTCTCAAGTCCCTTCCCGtttccaaacctcagtttctccatctgaaacACCAGTTGAGCGCCAAGGAATCCTGAGACCCCAGCCTCATTGGAGAAATGGGTCCAAGGACCTCAGAGCCAGCCCTCCGTCCCTGGGGCCCCTTGGTGAATGGTGCCCACTGCCAGAGTTCTGCTGCTCAGGGTGCTCTCTCTTGCCTGGGGGCCACCTGCACTCTGAGGCTGGACCCAGTCTCCAGGCCCCAGCTCAAATCATGCTTGTCCGTGTCCCCCCTGCTGGCTGTGGCCCCCACTTGCTCCTGCCCTGCTCCGCGAGGGAGGCAAGGAGCCTGAGGAAGAAGGGTTTTGTGAAGGAGTGGGGCAGGGTCTGTGGGTGGTTTGGGGGCTGGTCCGCTGGAGGACAAGGCGAGGGCAGAGGTCACAGTGAGGATCGCTGCCTACTGTCAGCCAGCGTGGCTCTGTGTTTGAGCAGGACTGAACCTGGGTTAAGACGGGAAATTCTCGAATTTTCCATGATTTCACGCCCCTTGGTGTTGGTGCCAGCTCAAGACCCAGACCCACCGCCCAAGGTGGGTCGGTCCCAGGCAGCGGCAGGCGCACAGAGGGCCCATTCAGCGGCGGCAGGTACTGGGACGCGgcaggtgtggggcagggaggagggctgcTGGAGCGCTGGAGGGTTCGACGGAAGAGCCAAAGTGCCCCCTGCTGTTGGGACAGCTGTGGCCCACGGCCggcgggagaggggagggagccggCAGGGCTAAGCCACCGGACGCCAGCGCACAGGCCAGCCTTGCTGACCCCAGATCCGTTTCAGACATGCAGAGTGTGCACTGACTCCCAAAGGcagatgggggaaactgaggcctggaaggGGCACCGGCGGGCAGAGGGCCGGCCAGGCAGCTGGCTCCCAGGGTGTGGGAGCTTGCTTGTAGGGCAGAGAAAGGGTGGTGGGAGAATTGGATGGGTCTTAGCTAGAGCTCGAGGCTCCTGAGGGGCCTTGAAGGGCCGGGGggtggcccagagaggggagagacatGGGTCTGGGGACATTCAAGGTAACTGGGGGACCCTGCCCCCCAAGCCTGCAGCTCCTGAGCAGAGCTTGGACCCTGTCCACAGTCGGGGGCCTTGAGCATGCCTGCAGGGTGTGGGGAGCACTCAGACCCCTGAatcggggtgggggtgaggctcCGGGCGCAACCCCCATCCCATCCCTGGGCCCCAGGGGCGCTtcggcccccacccccgcctgcccGGTTCAGACCAGCAAACACGTCTGCACATCTGGAAAGCTTGTCCCTCCAGGCCGGCTCACAGGCCCGCACATCTGGAAATACCTGCTCCCCTCCGTGGGAATGGAGATCAGCCAGCCCCGAGGGAGGAAGGGGCGGGCGGGCGGCAGGGGCGCAGAGCCTCCATTACGTAAGTGGGCTGCAGATGTGTGCTGACGTGGCAACACCCCGGCCCGGGCCGCAGCTGGTCTGGACGGGGcccaggggccctggggagcCCAGGAATGAGatttcctccccagccctccccgcaGCCCCTCGGCCCGCCGCCCCGCTGTCTagttctcttcctcccttccccctgctcccagCTCCAGGGCATTTTGCGGGGCTGGTGGCCGGTTCTCAGGCACCGGTTGGGGGCTTGGAGAGAGCCCCTGCCCGGCAGCCCTGCCTCCAGACGTTGACCCCCACTTGCCTGTCcgcctcctgctgcccctccggACTCTCGCCCCAAGGGGGCTCCCCGCAGCTGGAGGTCTCCCCGGCCCCCCAGTGCTGCCGTTGCTGCTCCGGCTTCTGGGACCAGTCGCTGAAACCCTCATCCTCGTCCAGTTCTGGAGCCTCTGAGGGCTTCAGGCTGAGGCTGAAAGAGCCGCACAGGGTGCTCAGAGCTGGGCCAGGCCATGAGGGGCCGTACACACACTACCcacacccctcctcccttcctcagaCCCTGGGCTCCAGGGGTGGGAGACCCTTTCTGCCAGAGGCAGCACCCCGTGGCTGCGCTGAGCCTCCCCATTGTCTCCCACATAGTCTGGAGCTGCCTGAGGCCAAGGTTGTGTCTCACCCTATTAAGCCAGGGCCCCCCAGGAACAGGGCTCTATCTCCCTCATGAGTCTGAGGTTCCCAAAGAGCTGGGCTGTGCCTCCCCCATCAGTTCAGGGCTCCCTCAGAGCTGGGTTGTGCTTCTACCATCAGTCTAGGGTCCCTTCAGAGCCGGGCTATGCTTCCTCCATCAGTCTAGGGCCTTCTGAGAACTGAACTATGCCTCCCCCGTGCCTCTTGAGAGTTGGGCTATGCCTCCTCCATCAGTCTAGGATCCCCTGAGAGCTGGGCTGTGCCTCCCCTATCAGTCTAGGGTACCCTGAGAGCTGGACTATGCTTCCTCCATCAGTTCAGGGCTCCCCAAGATCCGGGTTGTGCCTCTACCATCAGTCTAGGGTCCCTTCAGAGCTGGGCTATGCTTCCTCCATCAGTCTAGGGCCTTCTGAGAACTGGGCTATGCCTTCCCCATCAGTCTAGGGTTCTCCGAGAGCTGGGCTGTGCTCCCCCATCAGTCTAGGGCCTTCTGAGAACGAGGCCATGCCTCCCCCATCCATCTAGGGTTTCTTTTGAGCTGGGCTATGCCTCCCCCATCAGGCTAGGTTTCCCTGAGAGCTGGGCTATGCCTCCCCCATTAGTCTAGGGTCTCTTGAGAACTAGGCTGCGCCTCCTCCATCAATCTAGGGTCCCCCAAGAGCTGGGTTGTGCCTCCCATCAGTCTAGGGTCCCCTGAGAGCTGGACGATGTCTCCCCCTTCAGTCTAGGGCCTCTGAAGAGCTGAGCTATGCCTCCCTCATCAGTCTAAGGCCCCACAGGAGCTGGGCTGTGCCCCCCTCCATCAGTCTAGGGTCCCGGAGAGTGGGGCTGTACTCCCCCCTCAGTCTAGGGCCCCCTGATTGCTGGGCCGTGCCTCCTCTGTCACCCTGGGGTCCCCGTGTGCGGGgttgtgtctccctctgccccctcagcTGAGCCCCCAGGGCTCTGGTGACATGCTCCTTCCCAAGGAAGCCCCTGCACCCCGTCCCCCCCACGGCAGGCCTGGGATCTGGTGCTGGTgggctccccctctgcccccagcccctgccatcTAGAACGAGGACCCGGCCTGAGGGGCCATGACCGCTGCGGCACCCCACCCCGCCCGGAGCTGCTGACTCggagaaaatggaacaaaacagcGGCGGGAGGAAGGGGGGCATTATTGTAAAAACAGCCCAGCCCGGCCGCGGAGGCCTCCTGGGCCCAGGGAGGAAACGAGCCGGCCTGCGGCCCGCCAAGTTGGACGTGGCCTCCATGAGTCACCGGCAGCGGGGAGCTTGGGCGGGGGGCTCCGGGGCCAGGGCCACGCAGCTGGGGTCAGTGTCGGTCCAAGCAGGGGCCAGGACTGCGCAGGGCGGCCAGAGCCTGAGTCAGCGCTCTGGGAGGCTGGCTGGGAGGGGTGGCCGCACGGGAGTCCATCCGGCCGGCCGGCCAGTAGGCTCTGCTGGCGCCGGGGGCTTCGGGGACCCTCACCCTGAGaactctccccactcctgctcccggGCTGAGCTCCTCCGTGGTCTCCCCTGCTCTGGGACCTCTAGCCCAGGGCCCCGACCATCAGCACCCCCCTCTCTGCCCAGGGGTGAGGGCCGGGCGagctggtgggagggggcagcTTACAGGGTCTCCTGCTCGGGCAGCTTGGGGGACTGGCCGCCTCCGTCCTTGTCTTGGGCCCGCAGCTGCCGGTCCCTCTCCCGGCGGCGCCGCTCCCGGGCggcctcctcctcatcttccgCGCTCCGCTGAGTGGTGAGCCTGGGGGACACGGAGAGACGGTCACACCGCAGCCCGCGCCCTGCCACTCTGGTCCAAGCCGCCTCCTGTCTAGGCCTCAGTTCCCTCGTCTATAGAGCAGAGTTCATGGGAGCTGGTCGCAACGGTGCCCTCGGGGCCCAGGGGGCGCTCCCAGGGCTCTGCAGGCCTGGGGATGGAGGGGCTCCAGGGACAGGCAGGCTGGAGCAACCCCAGTACTGAGTAAGACCCCTGTGTCCCCTCCACCAGCTAGGTTCCCTTGGCCTAAGCAGAGCTGGGCCGCAGAAGGCATGGAAAGAGGCTGCCGGAGGTGCCACACGTCCTACCTGCATCAGGTGGATCGGCCTCGGCCAATCAGGCACTGCCGGGCTGGGCTGGTGGATCAGCCTCGGCCCAGGGACCCCCTGGGTCCCGCCAGGGGCAGGCCTGGCTAGGCAGCCACCTCCTTAGCCGACCCGCCCTGCTGGGGTGCTGCCTCCTGCTCCCCAAGGGCCTGGCATGTTGGAAGGAGGTGGCCCCCCAAAAGGGCCCAAGGTCCACAGAAGAGGCTGCATCCAGCTGGAGGCTGACTCCTCTCTGggctgtttcacagatgaggaaactgaggcccaccgCAGAGCCAGCATCGGAGAGCTTCCTCCATCAGTGCATGCTGGCCCCACAGCTTCTCGGGGTCCCTCGCTCAGGGCTACGCAAGGGGGGCCTGGGACAGGGGGTCCACAGCCTGGtccccctggccctggcccagcAGATCTCAGACTGTCGGGGTCCGGGGGGCACCCCAGGCCTTGGCCACTGACAtggccctgcctcccccagctcccccgGACCCCGGGAGGGGAGTCCTGGTCTCTGCTTCTGCAGGGGTTCCCACCGCCCCAAGCTGGGGTCTCAGTCCCGTCCTGCTGGTGTCCGCTGCTTGACCCCACAGCCCGCTCCTTCTGGGCCTCCATCCCTTGGCCGGGATGGCCGGCTCCACGGTCTCGGCAGCCCTGCCAGCCATGATCTAATCTCTCCTCAGccctcccagggcctcccagacAAAAGCCAGGCCCCTCCGCAGCCCCCGCTcggggccccctccccccgccgctgTGGCCCCCGAGACCTCCGCCGCGCTCAGACCTCAGCACCCCCGGTCCGCCCACCCTCACGCCTCGGCAGGACCTCTGGCTCCCACCCCCGGGGCCCCGGGgagcccctcctgccccacaccCGGCTCCTATCCTGCTCCAGGCCCTCGGCTGGGAAGCTGCAGGGCTGTGTTTTCTGGGGAGGTAGAGCCTAGGGTGCTCTCAGGCTGTGGGGACTTGGGGTTTGAGGTCCGTCCCCGCCATTCACCCCCGCAGACCCTCTTCATGGAGGGTGTGAGCAGGTGGATGCAGTGGGAACTTGGTGCTGTGTCCCTGGCTGTGGGGTGGAGTGTGGGCCCACCAGCCCTCTTGTGGGGTGGCCCCCGGGGGCACCCCAGGAGGGATTCCTGGCCATCCCTGACTGCCTGGACACCTTGTTCCCCTTGCTCCCGTGTCCTAGCTGCACATGCCTATCAGCGAGTTTGTGTCGGGGTGTTGGCAGTGTTCCGGCCAATGGGTGGTGCGTGGGTGTGAGTACGTGGGCCCAGGTCGGGTGCGGGTGGCCCGGGAAGGTGTGCTTGCATCCGAGGCCTGAGCTGAGCCTCAGGTCCCCCTCCAGCCTGCTCTTGGGAACCCCCGTGGGGGCCTCTCTCCAACATTGCTCCTGCTTCCCAGGCCCCTCTGCCGAGATCTGAGCGCAGAACCCACAATGTGTCTGGTCACCCCAGACACAGACATGGGCTAAGCCTCTGGGGTCTGCCCATACGGCGATAGGTCCAGGCCACAAGAGCCCTGTGCGGGCCCACACTCGGCAGGGCCCCACGCATGGACACACAATGCGTGGCTGGTCCTCCCTTGCACACACAGaggcatgcatgcacacacacacacttcctccaTGGGCTCTATCCACACTCAGGCCAACGTCGGCAGACGTGCCCGCCCTCCATACGTGGTCCCAAACGCCCCCCGCACGCACACACGTGCCCATACGCGGGTGTCCATCTGTCCACGCAGACTCAGAAGTGGGAACAAGGTGAGAGGCAAAATGGCAGGTCCAGTACCCCCACCCCGGCACCCTCACCATGGCCTCGACAGCGGCCCAGGATGGAGACCGAGGCATGTTTTCTGAGAGCAGCATTCCCGAGGAGCCGACCCCTCCGAGGGTCACCCTTCATGACCTGACTTCTGCATGTGGCCCCGAGCCCCCACTGGCAGGAGCTtgcagggagcagagcagggcTGCAGGGTAGGGGTCTCCTGCTGTCCCccaagccccatgctgggagACCCAGCGGCCTAAGGACAAGGAGCCCTCCCCCCCTCGCCTCCTCCCTCCCGCCAGCCCCAGGATGTGAGTAATGcagcccctcctggcccctcccGTGACCTCACCCCTCACTGTTCCACAGCTGGGCTCCGTTCTGGGAACTGAGAGGGGGCGGctctcctggggtggggtgggggcctctGGCCTGGGAAAGGCGCCCCCCTTCCCCGGCCAGCAGCCCAGACCCCTTGGCAGGCTCCATGGAGCTGTCAGGACACGGGCGAtggccgccccccacccccccacccccgccccgtgGCCCCTGGCTCAGCCCGAGTGCAGCTGTAAGGGATTTGGTGTTCCTTAGCAAATGCAATTAGGCTGTTTCCTGTGTCTGTTCTCACTCTGCGCAGCCAAGGGTTCAGCCCCAGGGGCCGCGGAGTGGGGCTCTGCaccccagcatcaggctctgccgTGGGGCCTCGCTCCACCCAGGTGCACAGTGTGGCCAGACCCCAGCAGGCCCCAGGAAGGCTCACAGCTCCCCATTCTGGGTGGGGGTCCCCCAGTCCAGGGGCTGCTCCTGCTGGTCAGGTCCACTGCCTACCGGCCCCGACTCGAggcaccagccccccccccctccctctgcagcaTCCCCCTTGTGGCCCCCCCAACCACTAGGGTCCGAGGATAGAGGATTGGAGGATAGGGTCCTGAGCCGACTGGCCTCTCCagctgtcccccccccccaagcctgcATGGGCTGGTCCCAGCTTGACTCTGCCCCCTGCAGGCGGCTTGCGGGCCACCCCACCTGTCTCTCCTGCCAAAGGTCAGCTCAGAGTCACGGGGAGAGCTTGGGGGCTGGGCTCGGGGGCCAGGCTCCAGGGCCAGGCCCGCTGGAGGAGAATTCTTCCTTTAGGCTTGCAGGGGACACTCTCG from Zalophus californianus isolate mZalCal1 chromosome 11, mZalCal1.pri.v2, whole genome shotgun sequence harbors:
- the LSP1 gene encoding lymphocyte-specific protein 1 isoform X4; this translates as MMKPDFAATFTTPLVHQPCMGGATGPWLTTQRSAEDEEEAARERRRRERDRQLRAQDKDGGGQSPKLPEQETLLSLKPSEAPELDEDEGFSDWSQKPEQQRQHWGAGETSSCGEPPWGESPEGQQEADRSHQHACRNQDGNEQSPASVCLEALHLSPSSELQEGPATEEIEPKSPEGTMKGSLGPAEAEEADEQHQKRQQPRTPSPLVLEGAAEQGSPPLSPSTKLIDRTESLNRSVKKSNSVKKSQPALPISKIDERLEQYTQAIETAGRTSKLTRQPSIELPSMAVASTKSRWETGEVQAQSTAKAPSCKDIVAGDMSKKSLWEQKGGSKTSSTVKQSTPSGKRYKFVATGHGKYEKVLVDEGSGP
- the LSP1 gene encoding lymphocyte-specific protein 1 isoform X3 codes for the protein MSGSALLRSSSGKRGLDKLVRLTTQRSAEDEEEAARERRRRERDRQLRAQDKDGGGQSPKLPEQETLLSLKPSEAPELDEDEGFSDWSQKPEQQRQHWGAGETSSCGEPPWGESPEGQQEADRSHQHACRNQDGNEQSPASVCLEALHLSPSSELQEGPATEEIEPKSPEGTMKGSLGPAEAEEADEQHQKRQQPRTPSPLVLEGAAEQGSPPLSPSTKLIDRTESLNRSVKKSNSVKKSQPALPISKIDERLEQYTQAIETAGRTSKLTRQPSIELPSMAVASTKSRWETGEVQAQSTAKAPSCKDIVAGDMSKKSLWEQKGGSKTSSTVKQSTPSGKRYKFVATGHGKYEKVLVDEGSGP
- the LSP1 gene encoding lymphocyte-specific protein 1 isoform X2; the protein is MAEAPSHPSSEEQEELLAEKDAGLTTQRSAEDEEEAARERRRRERDRQLRAQDKDGGGQSPKLPEQETLLSLKPSEAPELDEDEGFSDWSQKPEQQRQHWGAGETSSCGEPPWGESPEGQQEADRSHQHACRNQDGNEQSPASVCLEALHLSPSSELQEGPATEEIEPKSPEGTMKGSLGPAEAEEADEQHQKRQQPRTPSPLVLEGAAEQGSPPLSPSTKLIDRTESLNRSVKKSNSVKKSQPALPISKIDERLEQYTQAIETAGRTSKLTRQPSIELPSMAVASTKSRWETGEVQAQSTAKAPSCKDIVAGDMSKKSLWEQKGGSKTSSTVKQSTPSGKRYKFVATGHGKYEKVLVDEGSGP
- the LSP1 gene encoding lymphocyte-specific protein 1 isoform X1 is translated as MMKPDFAATFTTPLVHQPCMGGATGPWLTTQRSAEDEEEAARERRRRERDRQLRAQDKDGGGQSPKLPEQETLLSLKPSEAPELDEDEGFSDWSQKPEQQRQHWGAGETSSCGEPPWGESPEGQQEADRSHQHACRNQDGNEQSPASVCLEALHLSPSSELQEGPATEEIEPKSPEGTMKGSLGPAEAEEADEQHQKRQQPRTPSPLVLEGAAEQGSPPLSPSTKLIDRTESLNRSVKKSNSVKKSQPALPISKIDERLEQYTQAIETAGRTSKLTRQPSIELPSMAVASTKSRWETGEVQAQSTAKAPSCKDIVAGDMSKKSLWEQKGGSKTSSTVKSTPSGKRYKFVATGHGKYEKVLVDEGSGP